In Drosophila santomea strain STO CAGO 1482 chromosome 3L, Prin_Dsan_1.1, whole genome shotgun sequence, a single window of DNA contains:
- the LOC120447654 gene encoding fibrous sheath CABYR-binding protein, producing the protein MTKLFLACIFIAAATAAVIPVEQARHRRDVSEIVNEYIPPAEEVGAELAQDPAALGDDGYRYKTVRRLKLRHRRDVSEIANEYLPPTEEVVADAPVEEVPVEEASQDSAVLAADGYQYKTVRRLKYRQRRDVSEIANEYLPPTEEVVADAPVEEVPVEEASQDSAVLAADGYQYKTVRRLKYRQRRDVSEIANEYLPPTEEVVADAPVEEVPVEEASQDSAVLAADGYQYKTVRRLKYRQRRDVSEIANEYLPPTEEVVADAPVEEAPVEEASQDSAVLAADGYQYKTVRRLKYRQRRDVSEIANEYLPPTEEVVADAPVEEVPVEEASQDSAVLAADGYQYKTVRRLKYRQRRDVSEIANEYLPPTEEVVADAPVEEAPVEEASQDSAVLAADGYQYKTVRRLKYRQRRDVSEIANEYLPPTEEVVADAPVEEVPVEEASQDSAVLAADGYQYKTVRRLKYRQRRDVSEIANEYLPPTEEVVADAPVEEVPVEEASQDSAVLAADGYQYKTVRRLKYRQRRDVSEIANEYLPPTEEVVADAPVEEAPVEEASQDSAVLAADGYQYKTVRRLKYRQRRDVSEIANEYLPPTEEVVADAPVEEVPVEEASQDSAVLAADGYQYKTVRRLKYRQRRDVSEIANEYLPPTEEVVADAPVEEVPVEEASQDSAVLAADGYQYKTVRRLKYRQRRDVSEIANEYLPPSEEVVTETPLEVAPVEEASQDSAVLAADGYQYKTVRRLKYRQRRDVSEIASDYLPPAEETVVADAPVEEVPQDSAVLGDEGYRYKTVRRLKLRHRRAL; encoded by the exons ATGACG AAACTTTTCTTAGCCTGCATCTTTATTGCCGCCGCGACGGCTGCAGTGATTCCTGTCGAACAAGCCAGGCACCGTCGTGACGTCTCCGAGATCGTGAACGAGTACATCCCGCCGGCGGAGGAAGTTGGCGCCGAGTTGGCCCAAGACCCCGCCGCCCTGGGAGATGATGGATACCGCTACAAGACCGTGCGCCGATTGAAGCTCCGTCATCGTCGTGATGTTTCCGAGATCGCCAACGAATACCTGCCCCCCACTGAGGAGGTTGTTGCTGATGCCCCAGTTGAGGAGGTTCCAGTTGAGGAAGCCAGCCAGGACTCCGCTGTCCTTGCCGCCGATGGTTACCAGTACAAGACAGTCCGTCGCCTGAAGTACCGCCAGCGTCGGGATGTTTCCGAGATCGCCAACGAATACCTGCCCCCCACTGAGGAGGTTGTTGCTGATGCCCCAGTTGAGGAGGTTCCAGTTGAGGAGGCCAGCCAGGACTCCGCTGTCCTTGCCGCCGATGGATACCAATACAAGACCGTGCGTCGCCTGAAGTACCGCCAGCGTCGGGATGTTTCCGAGATCGCCAACGAATACCTGCCCCCCACTGAGGAGGTTGTTGCTGATGCCCCAGTGGAAGAGGTTCCAGTTGAGGAAGCCAGCCAGGACTCCGCTGTCCTTGCCGCCGATGGATACCAATACAAGACCGTCCGTCGCCTGAAGTACCGCCAGCGTCGGGATGTTTCCGAGATCGCCAACGAATACCTGCCCCCCACTGAGGAGGTTGTTGCTGATGCCCCAGTTGAGGAAGCTCCAGTTGAGGAAGCCAGCCAGGACTCCGCTGTCCTTGCCGCCGATGGATACCAATACAAGACCGTCCGTCGCCTGAAGTACCGCCAGCGTCGTGATGTTTCCGAGATCGCAAACGAATACCTGCCCCCCACTGAGGAGGTTGTTGCTGATGCCCCAGTTGAGGAGGTTCCAGTTGAGGAGGCCAGCCAGGACTCCGCTGTCCTTGCCGCCGATGGATACCAATACAAGACCGTGCGTCGCCTGAAGTACCGCCAGCGTCGGGATGTTTCCGAGATCGCCAACGAATACCTGCCCCCCACTGAGGAGGTTGTTGCTGATGCCCCAGTTGAGGAAGCTCCAGTTGAGGAAGCCAGCCAGGACTCCGCTGTCCTTGCCGCCGATGGTTACCAGTACAAGACCGTCCGTCGCCTGAAGTACCGCCAGCGTCGGGATGTTTCCGAGATCGCCAACGAATACCTGCCCCCCACTGAGGAGGTTGTTGCTGATGCCCCAGTGGAAGAGGTTCCAGTTGAGGAAGCCAGCCAGGACTCCGCTGTCCTTGCCGCCGATGGATACCAATACAAGACCGTCCGTCGCCTGAAGTACCGCCAGCGTCGTGATGTTTCCGAGATCGCAAACGAATACCTGCCCCCCACTGAGGAGGTTGTTGCTGATGCCCCAGTTGAGGAGGTTCCAGTTGAGGAGGCCAGCCAGGACTCCGCTGTCCTTGCCGCCGATGGATACCAATACAAGACCGTGCGTCGCCTGAAGTACCGCCAGCGTCGGGATGTTTCCGAGATCGCCAACGAATACCTGCCCCCCACTGAGGAGGTTGTTGCTGATGCCCCAGTTGAGGAAGCTCCAGTTGAGGAAGCCAGCCAGGACTCCGCTGTCCTTGCCGCCGATGGTTACCAGTACAAGACCGTCCGTCGCCTGAAGTACCGCCAGCGTCGGGATGTTTCCGAGATCGCCAACGAATACCTGCCCCCCACTGAGGAGGTTGTTGCTGATGCCCCAGTGGAAGAGGTTCCAGTTGAGGAAGCCAGCCAGGACTCCGCTGTCCTTGCCGCCGATGGTTACCAGTACAAGACCGTCCGTCGCCTGAAGTACCGCCAGCGTCGGGATGTTTCCGAGATCGCCAACGAATACCTGCCCCCCACTGAGGAGGTTGTTGCTGATGCCCCAGTGGAAGAGGTTCCAGTTGAGGAAGCCAGCCAGGACTCCGCTGTCCTTGCCGCCGATGGATACCAGTACAAGACCGTGCGTCGCCTGAAGTACCGCCAGCGTCGGGATGTTTCCGAGATCGCCAACGAATACCTGCCCCCTTCCGAGGAGGTTGTCACCGAGACTCCTTTGGAGGTGGCTCCAGTTGAGGAAGCTTCTCAGGATTCTGCTGTTTTGGCTGCCGATGGTTACCAGTACAAGACCGTGCGTCGCCTGAAGTACCGCCAGCGCCGCGATGTCTCCGAGATTGCCAGCGACTACCTGCCCCCCGCCGAGGAGACGGTGGTGGCTGATGCGCCCGTCGAAGAAGTGCCCCAGGACTCCGCCGTCCTTGGCGACGAGGGCTACCGGTACAAGACCGTGCGCCGTCTGAAGCTGCGTCATCGCCGTGCCCTGTAA